One genomic window of Scatophagus argus isolate fScaArg1 chromosome 16, fScaArg1.pri, whole genome shotgun sequence includes the following:
- the hsd17b14 gene encoding 17-beta-hydroxysteroid dehydrogenase 14 isoform X2, which translates to MSLRYNNKVVIVTGGSKGIGRGIVRVFVENGAKVTFCARGGAAGEALEAELNKAGPGSCKFVPCDVSKEDDIKRLIAFTVEHYGHIDCLVNNAGWHPPHKPTDDTTAEEFRDLLNLNLISYFVASKYALPHLRQRQGNIINVSSLVATIGQKDAAPYVATKGAIISMTKAMAVDESRYNVRVNCISPGNVLTPLWEELAGQTPDAAAAIKVGENCQLLGRMGTELECGLAALYLAADATFCTGIDLLFSGGAELNYGFKSQVPS; encoded by the exons ATGTCCCTCCGCTACAACAACAAAGTTGTAATTGTCACTGGCGGGTCCAAAGGGATTGGCAGAGGGATTGTCAGAGTGTTTG tGGAGAATGGTGCCAAAGTGACGTTTTGTGCAAGAGGTG GAGCTGCAGGTGAGGCTCTGGAGGCTGAGCTCAACAAAGCAGGCCCAGGCTCATGCAAATTTGTCCCATGTGACGTCTCCAAAGAGGATGATATCAAG AGACTGATTGCCTTCACTGTGGAACATTATGGACACATTGACTGCCTGGTCAACAATGCAGGGTGGC ACCCACCTCATAAACCTACTGATGACACCACAGCAGAGGAGTTTAGGGACCTGCTGAATCTGAACCTCATCAGCTACTTCGTGGCTTCTAAG TATGCGTTGCCGCACCTCCGCCAGCGTCAgggaaacatcattaatgtcTCCAGTCTGGTGGCCACCATCGGTCAGAAAGACGCCGCACCGTATGTCGCCACCAAG GGGGCGATAATTTCCATGACGAAGGCCATGGCTGTGGATGAGAGTCGCTACAATGTGAGAGTCAACTG CATCTCTCCAGGTAATGTGCTGACACCTCTGTGGGAAGAATTAGCAGGACAGACTCCAGACGCTGCGGCAGCCATTAAGGTGGGAGAAAACTGCCAG CTGCTGGGCCGGATGGGGACTGAGCTCGAGTGTGGACTGGCTGCCTTGTATCTCGCTGCTGATGCGACCTTCTGCACCGGGATAGACCTGCTGTTCAGCGGTGGAGCTGAACTCAACTACGGCTTCAAGAGTCAGGTCCCATCCTGA
- the hsd17b14 gene encoding 17-beta-hydroxysteroid dehydrogenase 14 isoform X1, with translation MNWGRRRLPGYPSELRTNFVLLVLCGTAVENGAKVTFCARGGAAGEALEAELNKAGPGSCKFVPCDVSKEDDIKRLIAFTVEHYGHIDCLVNNAGWHPPHKPTDDTTAEEFRDLLNLNLISYFVASKYALPHLRQRQGNIINVSSLVATIGQKDAAPYVATKGAIISMTKAMAVDESRYNVRVNCISPGNVLTPLWEELAGQTPDAAAAIKVGENCQLLGRMGTELECGLAALYLAADATFCTGIDLLFSGGAELNYGFKSQVPS, from the exons ATGAACTGGGGAAGGCGCAGACTTCCTGGATATCCGAGCGAATTGAGAacaaattttgttttgctcGTCCTCTGCGGCACAGCAG tGGAGAATGGTGCCAAAGTGACGTTTTGTGCAAGAGGTG GAGCTGCAGGTGAGGCTCTGGAGGCTGAGCTCAACAAAGCAGGCCCAGGCTCATGCAAATTTGTCCCATGTGACGTCTCCAAAGAGGATGATATCAAG AGACTGATTGCCTTCACTGTGGAACATTATGGACACATTGACTGCCTGGTCAACAATGCAGGGTGGC ACCCACCTCATAAACCTACTGATGACACCACAGCAGAGGAGTTTAGGGACCTGCTGAATCTGAACCTCATCAGCTACTTCGTGGCTTCTAAG TATGCGTTGCCGCACCTCCGCCAGCGTCAgggaaacatcattaatgtcTCCAGTCTGGTGGCCACCATCGGTCAGAAAGACGCCGCACCGTATGTCGCCACCAAG GGGGCGATAATTTCCATGACGAAGGCCATGGCTGTGGATGAGAGTCGCTACAATGTGAGAGTCAACTG CATCTCTCCAGGTAATGTGCTGACACCTCTGTGGGAAGAATTAGCAGGACAGACTCCAGACGCTGCGGCAGCCATTAAGGTGGGAGAAAACTGCCAG CTGCTGGGCCGGATGGGGACTGAGCTCGAGTGTGGACTGGCTGCCTTGTATCTCGCTGCTGATGCGACCTTCTGCACCGGGATAGACCTGCTGTTCAGCGGTGGAGCTGAACTCAACTACGGCTTCAAGAGTCAGGTCCCATCCTGA
- the kcna7 gene encoding potassium voltage-gated channel subfamily A member 7 has translation MDNQDKGGGGGGGGEQTKEVTDEYKWTKDKHNKLEKESSEKESNGGVKRENRRCQWRSGWALTERLAINVSGMRYETQLRTLAQFPDSLLGDPRRRLRYYDPTRNELFLDRSRVCFDAILYFYQSGGRLRRPANVPLDMFLEELHFYELGEEIIDRYKEDEGFPKEEERPLPTNDLQRRLWMLFEYPESSGGARIIAIISVMVIVISILIFCLETLPEFRNEKEQREQFTIVPHPTIANETITIPPGFTPFQDPFFIVETICICWFSFELIVRFTCAPSKMHFFKDVMNTIDFFAIIPYFVTLGTELAKDKGAQPSVSLALIRVIRLVRVFRIFKLSRHSKGLQILGQTLKASLRELALLIFFLFIGVILFSSAAYFAEVDSPDTAFTSIPEAFWWAVVSMTTVGYGDMYPETVGGKLVGSMCAIAGVLTISLPVPVIVSNFSYFYHREMECEDTTQYQHVSTSLWEKDGEDDEEEKDEEGVDEMLEYMGDHAPLYGQNSGGICPPLNGTLLAGLCAGQAAGNQRGLNFYLEKPLVTQV, from the exons ATGGATAATCaagacaaaggaggaggaggaggaggaggaggagagcagacaAAGGAGGTCACTGATGAATATAAGTGGACCAAAGATAAACACAAcaagctggagaaagagagcagcGAGAAGGAGTCGAACGGAGGGGTCAAGAGGGAGAACCGCCGCTGTCAGTGGAGGAGCGGCTGGGCTCTGACCGAGCGCCTGGCCATCAACGTCTCAGGAATGCGTTACGAGACCCAGCTCCGAACCCTCGCCCAGTTCCCCGACTCCCTGCTCGGTGACCCCCGTCGTCGTCTTCGCTACTACGACCCCACACGGAACGAACTCTTCCTGGACAGGAGCCGCGTCTGCTTTGATGCCATCCTGTACTTCTACCAGTCAGGCGGGAGGCTGCGGAGGCCTGCCAACGTCCCTCTGGACATGTTCCTGGAGGAGCTACACTTCTACGAGCTCGGAGAGGAGATCATTGATCGCTACAAGGAGGATGAAGGCTTCCCCAAGGAGGAAGAGAGGCCCCTACCCACCAATGACTTGCAGCGTCGCCTCTGGATGCTGTTTGAGTATCCAGAGTCGTCCGGTGGAGCTCGGATCATCGCCATCATCAGCGTCATGGTCATTGTGATCTCTATTCTCATCTTCTGCCTGGAGACTCTGCCTGAGTTCAGGAATGAGAAGGAACAGAGGGAG CAATTCACCATCGTACCTCACCCCACCATAGCGAATGAAACCATTACGATCCCACCTGGTTTCACCCCCTTCCAGGATCCCTTCTTCATTGTAGAGACGATCTGCATCTGCTGGTTCTCCTTTGAACTCATTGTGCGCTTCACCTGTGCTCCGAGCAAGATGCACTTCTTCAAAGACGTCATGAACACCATCGACTTCTTCGCCATCATTCCCTATTTCGTCACACTGGGCACGGAGCTGGCCAAAGACAAGGGTGCACAGCCATCCGTGTCCCTGGCCCTCATCAGGGTCATCAGGCTAGTGAGAGTTTTCAGGATCTTCAAGCTCTCTCGTCACTCTAAGGGCCTCCAGATCCTGGGCCAGACACTGAAGGCCAGCCTCAGAGAGCTTGCCCTGCtaattttcttcctcttcattggAGTCATACTCTTTTCTAGTGCCGCGTACTTTGCAGAGGTGGACAGTCCTGACACAGCATTCACCAGCATCCCTGAGGCGTTCTGGTGGGCCGTGGTATCCATGACGACGGTTGGCTACGGGGACATGTACCCGGAGACGGTCGGGGGAAAGCTGGTGGGCTCCATGTGCGCCATTGCCGGCGTGCTCACCATCTCTTTGCCAGTTCCTGTCATCGTGTCCAATTTCAGCTATTTCTACCACCGCGAGATGGAGTGTGAGGACACTACCCAGTACCAGCATGTCTCCACGTCGCTCTGGGAAAAGGACggagaggatgatgaggaggagaaggatgagGAAGGAGTGGATGAGATGCTCGAATACATGGGAGACCATGCTCCCCTGTATGGGCAGAACAGCGGCGGTATCTGTCCTCCGCTCAACGGGACTCTCCTGGCAGGACTCTGTGCCGGACAAGCCGCTGGTAATCAGAGAGGGTTAAACTTCTACCTCGAAAAACCTCTGGTCACTCAGGTTTGA